In Callospermophilus lateralis isolate mCalLat2 chromosome 10, mCalLat2.hap1, whole genome shotgun sequence, a single genomic region encodes these proteins:
- the LOC143407935 gene encoding proline-rich protein 23C-like translates to MVGIRPRSPSACPAPWGGPQPEGPGPAKRRRLDDPADPAEPPAAPNLQNSAASAAAANATALPSVVVLAAGCSLQVPMDDGHLVLQPAPSSVLQVNLQGHNLILIPEGLVGATHQRPGGQGDCPGDPELGAFLRPLGENRVVEQGFFCEFMPEIVRKIEEFEEQWMDPPAGPRGPIPFLPAWAPTPSPVRRSSNPAYDVDFHLLRPFPTSPLQPLPPSPSSSPQAPPQCSPHPRSKACRCLF, encoded by the coding sequence ATGGTGGGCATTCGTCCACGAAGCCCCAGCGCCTGCCCCGCGCCCTGGGGGGGACCACAGCCTGAAGGACCTGGTCCTGCCAAACGCCGCCGACTAGACGACCCTGCAGACCCCGCAGAGCCCCCGGCGGCACCCAACCTGCAAAACTCTGCAGCATCAGCAGCAGCAGCCAACGCCACCGCGCTCCCCTCCGTGGTGGTTCTGGCCGCGGGCTGCTCCTTACAGGTACCCATGGACGACGGCCACCTGGTGCTACAGCCTGCGCCATCCTCGGTCCTGCAAGTGAATCTCCAAGGACACAACCTCATTCTGATCCCTGAGGGCCTCGTGGGAGCCACCCACCAACGCCCAGGAGGTCAGGGAGACTGTCCTGGAGACCCGGAACTGGGCGCCTTCCTGAGACCCCTCGGTGAGAACAGGGTCGTCGAGCAGGGATTCTTCTGCGAATTTATGCCAGAGATCGTCAGAAAAATAGAGGAGTTCGAGGAGCAATGGATGGACCCTCCAGCCGGCCCGCGGGGGCCCATCCCATTTCTCCCTGCTTGGGCCCCCACCCCTAGTCCAGTGAGGCGCTCTTCTAATCCCGCCTACGACGTGGATTTCCACCTTCTGAGGCCCTTCCCCACCTCACCGCTGCAACCTCTACCTCCCTCTCCAAGTTCAAGTCCCCAGGCGCCTCCTCAGTGCTCTCCACACCCTAGGAGCAAAGCCTGCAGATGTCTCTTCTAG